In Frondihabitans sp. PAMC 28766, a genomic segment contains:
- the bcp gene encoding thioredoxin-dependent thiol peroxidase, with amino-acid sequence MSDRLEAGQKAPDFTLPDETGKPVSLHDYRGEKVIVYFYPAAGTPGCTTEACDFRDNINSLKSAGYQVLGVSKDTTADLAKFRDDQGLNFPLLSDLDLTVHNEYAAYGEKSLYGKTVTGVIRSTIVVGEDGTVELPLYNVKATGHVKSLRKKLGLDAA; translated from the coding sequence ATGTCAGATCGTCTCGAGGCGGGCCAGAAGGCCCCCGATTTCACCCTTCCCGACGAGACGGGCAAGCCGGTCTCGCTGCACGACTACCGGGGCGAGAAGGTCATCGTGTACTTCTATCCGGCGGCGGGCACGCCGGGGTGCACTACCGAGGCGTGCGATTTCCGCGACAACATCAACTCGTTGAAGTCGGCCGGCTACCAGGTGCTCGGTGTCTCGAAAGACACGACCGCTGATCTGGCGAAGTTCCGCGACGACCAGGGCCTCAACTTCCCGTTGCTGAGCGACCTCGACCTCACGGTGCACAACGAGTACGCGGCCTACGGCGAGAAGTCGCTCTACGGCAAGACGGTCACCGGCGTCATCCGCTCGACGATCGTCGTCGGCGAGGACGGCACCGTCGAGCTGCCGCTCTACAACGTCAAGGCCACGGGCCACGTGAAGTCGCTGCGCAAGAAGCTGGGGCTCGACGCGGCCTGA
- a CDS encoding WhiB family transcriptional regulator, translating into MDWRDKAACLTADPELFFPVGNTGPAVDQIDKAKAVCGRCSVTETCLQYALETSQDSGVWGGLSEDERRALKRRAARARRAS; encoded by the coding sequence ATGGATTGGCGTGACAAGGCCGCCTGCCTGACTGCAGACCCCGAGCTCTTCTTCCCCGTCGGGAACACGGGCCCCGCCGTCGACCAGATCGACAAGGCCAAGGCGGTGTGCGGTCGTTGCTCCGTCACCGAGACCTGCCTCCAGTACGCACTCGAGACGTCTCAGGACTCCGGCGTCTGGGGCGGCCTCAGCGAAGACGAGCGTCGCGCGCTCAAGCGTCGCGCTGCTCGCGCCCGTCGCGCCAGCTAG
- a CDS encoding sensor histidine kinase, translating into MSTLSDLVLAQGLSSEADVEWLHLLVGDWQLLADLAFADMVLWVPTDSGSFVAVAHARPSSSATLFYRDFVGHEVRPEWRAQISQAFETAQIVDSAAPDWYEETPTRVRAVPVLRRLGASRPDISEHPVAVITRHTNLSEARTPSRQELTFNQCANDLFAMIAAGDFPDLGAPTGPRRGAPRASDGLLRLDVDGVVVFASPNGLSAFNRMGFLGELEGESLAEVTTELLSGKLVVDESLPLVVTGRAPWRTDVEAKGVTVSLRAIPLRDRGERVGAIVLCRDVTELRHQERELITKDATIREIHHRVKNNLQTVASLLRIQARRTQTDVARDALNQAMRRVASIAVVHDTLSEGLNQNVDFDTVFDRVLMLIAEVASSHNTTVRPQRTGSFGELPSEYATPLALALTELVTNAVEHGLDGRDGDVEINAHRTDDELTVKVRDNGIGLPEGKVGSGLGTQIVRTLIQGELAGTIDWHTLVGSGTEVTIDVPLRWLQQPA; encoded by the coding sequence GTGTCGACGCTCAGTGATCTCGTTCTCGCCCAAGGCCTCTCGTCGGAGGCCGACGTCGAGTGGCTGCACCTGCTCGTCGGCGACTGGCAGCTGCTGGCCGATCTCGCGTTCGCCGACATGGTGCTCTGGGTGCCGACCGACTCCGGAAGCTTCGTGGCCGTCGCGCACGCCCGCCCGTCGAGCTCGGCGACGCTGTTCTACCGCGACTTCGTCGGGCACGAGGTGCGCCCCGAGTGGCGCGCGCAGATCAGTCAGGCGTTCGAGACGGCTCAGATCGTCGATTCGGCGGCTCCCGACTGGTACGAGGAGACTCCGACGCGTGTGCGTGCCGTGCCCGTTCTTCGGCGCCTGGGGGCCAGCCGCCCCGACATCAGCGAGCACCCGGTCGCAGTCATCACCCGCCACACGAACCTCTCCGAGGCGCGAACGCCCAGCCGCCAAGAGCTCACCTTCAACCAGTGCGCCAACGACCTCTTCGCCATGATCGCAGCTGGCGACTTCCCCGACCTCGGCGCCCCGACCGGGCCGCGACGCGGTGCGCCCCGCGCGAGCGACGGCCTCCTGCGGCTCGACGTCGACGGCGTCGTCGTCTTCGCCAGCCCGAACGGCCTCTCGGCGTTCAACCGCATGGGCTTCCTCGGCGAGCTCGAAGGCGAGAGCCTGGCCGAAGTCACGACCGAGCTGCTCTCGGGCAAGCTCGTCGTCGACGAATCGCTGCCGCTGGTGGTCACCGGTCGTGCGCCGTGGCGCACCGACGTCGAGGCGAAAGGCGTGACCGTGTCGCTGCGGGCGATCCCGCTGCGCGACCGGGGCGAGCGTGTCGGCGCGATCGTGCTGTGCCGCGACGTCACCGAGCTGCGCCACCAGGAGCGCGAACTCATCACGAAAGACGCGACCATCCGCGAGATCCACCACCGTGTCAAGAACAACCTTCAGACGGTCGCGTCGCTGCTTCGCATCCAGGCGCGCAGGACGCAGACGGACGTCGCCCGCGATGCCCTCAACCAGGCCATGCGCCGTGTCGCGTCGATCGCCGTCGTGCACGACACCCTCTCCGAGGGGCTCAACCAGAACGTCGACTTCGACACCGTCTTCGACCGGGTGCTGATGCTGATCGCCGAGGTCGCCTCGAGCCACAACACCACGGTGCGTCCGCAGCGCACGGGCAGCTTCGGCGAACTGCCGTCGGAGTACGCGACGCCGCTCGCGCTGGCGCTCACCGAACTCGTCACGAACGCCGTCGAGCACGGCCTCGACGGTCGCGACGGCGACGTCGAGATCAATGCGCACCGCACCGATGACGAGCTCACGGTGAAAGTGCGCGACAACGGTATCGGACTGCCCGAAGGCAAGGTCGGCTCGGGGCTCGGCACTCAGATCGTGCGCACGCTCATCCAGGGAGAGCTCGCGGGCACCATCGACTGGCATACGCTCGTCGGCTCAGGCACCGAGGTCACGATCGACGTGCCACTGCGCTGGCTGCAGCAGCCGGCGTAG
- a CDS encoding helix-turn-helix domain-containing protein, translated as MEPQDRERPDRLFLAVSQVAQMLSLDDGEIEGLLERGELRGIRIGTRDEWRIERSELDSYIEAKYEEARRSALFNGFDFGAVSDFDQRRRPTPPPSDDID; from the coding sequence ATGGAGCCTCAGGATCGCGAGCGGCCCGACCGGCTCTTTCTCGCTGTTTCGCAGGTGGCCCAGATGCTCAGCCTCGACGATGGCGAGATCGAGGGACTCCTCGAGCGGGGCGAGCTGCGGGGTATCAGGATCGGGACGCGAGACGAGTGGCGCATCGAGCGCAGCGAGCTCGACTCCTACATCGAGGCGAAGTACGAGGAGGCTCGGCGATCCGCCCTCTTCAATGGCTTCGACTTCGGAGCCGTGTCCGACTTCGACCAGCGTCGAAGGCCCACCCCTCCCCCGTCGGACGACATCGACTGA
- a CDS encoding Rv3235 family protein: MTISTTAESNLPFPPLPLGAHPPAGNDATAPGVTPPSLRAVPRDESPEEPDDAGDGGSVGPSADTATDTATATATATATLAAAAVLPDPRPLVTNLARCVIEILAGARDIEQIARWVSDEVYRHLLKRCVLATRARSARSASAPRPTFSVGAVRLTEPDAGVVEAVVVMHGRARSRAVAIRLEAMGARWRATAIHVL; the protein is encoded by the coding sequence ATGACCATCTCGACGACCGCCGAGTCGAATCTCCCCTTCCCTCCCCTTCCCCTGGGCGCCCACCCGCCGGCCGGCAATGATGCCACCGCGCCCGGGGTGACTCCCCCGAGCCTGCGGGCGGTGCCCCGCGACGAGAGCCCGGAGGAGCCCGACGACGCAGGCGACGGTGGCAGCGTCGGCCCGTCCGCGGACACGGCCACGGACACGGCCACGGCCACGGCCACGGCCACAGCCACGCTCGCGGCCGCGGCAGTCCTGCCCGACCCACGGCCGCTCGTGACGAACCTCGCTCGGTGCGTGATCGAGATCCTGGCCGGGGCTCGCGACATCGAGCAGATCGCCCGGTGGGTCTCCGACGAGGTCTACCGGCACCTGCTGAAGCGCTGCGTGCTCGCCACGCGTGCCCGAAGCGCCCGCAGCGCGTCGGCCCCGCGCCCGACGTTCTCGGTCGGCGCTGTTCGGCTCACCGAGCCCGATGCGGGCGTCGTCGAGGCGGTCGTGGTGATGCACGGGCGGGCACGCAGCCGTGCCGTCGCAATCCGGCTCGAAGCGATGGGGGCACGCTGGCGCGCGACCGCGATCCACGTGCTCTAG
- the secA gene encoding preprotein translocase subunit SecA, with the protein MANVLEKVLRVGEGRTLRKLKAYAKAIGDLEEDFKSLTDDELHSETAELRERYANGESLDDLLPEAFAAIREAATRTLGMRPYDVQLMGGAALHLGNIAEMKTGEGKTLVATTAAYLNAIASRGVHVITVNDFLASYQSELMGRVFRALGMTTGCILAGQTPAERREMYAADITYGTNNEFGFDYLRDNMAWQAADMVQRGHFYAVVDEVDSILIDEARTPLIISGPSNGEANRWFAEFATLARRLQADIDYEVDEKKRTVGVLEPGIEKVEDYLGIDNLYESANTPLISFLNNAIKADALFKRDKDYVVINGEVLIVDEHTGRILSGRRYNEGIHQAIEAKEGVEVKAENQTLATVTLQNYFRLYKKLSGMTGTAETEAAEFMSTYKLGVVAIPTNRPMVRKDQTDLVYKNETSKFEQVAEDIAERNEAGQPVLVGTTSVEKSEYLSKLLAKKGIKHEVLNAKNHAREAAIVAQAGRLGAVTVATNMAGRGTDIMLGGNAEFLAVAEMNSRGLSPVDTPDEYEAVWDDVFAEKKTAVEEEGDKVRDAGGLYVLGTERHESRRIDNQLRGRSGRQGDPGESRFYLSLTDDLMRLFNSGAAESLMGRGNVPDDLAIENKIVGRAIRSAQSQVEGRNAEIRKNVLKYDDVLNRQREAIYSDRRHILEGDDLKDRAENFLESVINEVIESHTGEGNPDDWDLDAMWTELGTLYPISITIDEVITEAGSKGKATREFLEKEILSDARVAYAAREESLGDSAMRELERKVVLSVIDRRWRDHLYEMDYLKDGIGLRAMAQRDPLVEYQREGFALFQNMMGAIREESVGFLFNLEVEVQSMVGHEGHDHGPIIAAKGLGEGDNADAVLNFSAPNTEGEVEVRDQRGHLEKAETARAQRQQEVTERLADPEIAAARATSGSTEASGGDGQPAKRGAFGQTTTATDEPANNRAERRSQKRK; encoded by the coding sequence GTGGCCAATGTTCTCGAGAAGGTCCTTCGCGTCGGCGAGGGTCGTACGCTCCGCAAGCTGAAGGCGTACGCCAAGGCCATAGGCGACCTCGAAGAGGACTTCAAGAGCCTCACCGACGACGAGCTCCACTCCGAGACCGCAGAGCTGCGCGAGCGCTACGCGAACGGCGAGTCGCTCGACGACCTCCTGCCCGAGGCCTTCGCCGCTATCCGAGAGGCCGCAACCCGCACGCTCGGCATGCGTCCCTACGACGTCCAGCTGATGGGCGGCGCCGCCCTCCACCTGGGCAACATCGCCGAGATGAAGACGGGCGAGGGCAAGACGCTCGTCGCGACGACGGCGGCCTACCTCAACGCCATCGCCTCGCGCGGCGTTCACGTCATCACGGTCAACGACTTCCTCGCCAGCTATCAGTCCGAGCTCATGGGGCGCGTCTTCCGCGCCCTCGGCATGACGACCGGCTGCATCCTGGCCGGCCAGACGCCGGCCGAGCGCCGCGAGATGTACGCCGCCGACATCACGTACGGCACGAACAACGAGTTCGGTTTCGACTACCTGCGCGACAACATGGCGTGGCAGGCGGCCGACATGGTGCAGCGCGGCCACTTCTACGCCGTCGTCGACGAGGTCGACTCGATCCTCATCGACGAGGCTCGCACCCCGCTCATCATCTCCGGCCCGTCGAACGGCGAGGCCAACCGCTGGTTCGCCGAGTTCGCGACTCTTGCACGCCGCCTCCAGGCCGACATCGACTACGAGGTCGACGAGAAGAAACGCACCGTCGGCGTGCTCGAGCCCGGCATCGAGAAGGTCGAGGACTACCTCGGCATCGACAACCTCTACGAGTCGGCCAACACCCCGCTCATCTCGTTCCTGAACAACGCGATCAAGGCCGACGCCCTGTTCAAGCGCGACAAAGACTATGTCGTCATCAACGGCGAGGTGCTGATCGTCGATGAGCACACCGGCCGCATCCTGTCGGGTCGGCGCTACAACGAGGGCATCCACCAGGCGATCGAGGCGAAGGAGGGCGTCGAGGTCAAGGCCGAGAACCAGACCCTCGCCACGGTCACACTGCAGAACTACTTCCGTCTCTACAAAAAGCTGTCGGGCATGACGGGCACGGCCGAGACCGAGGCCGCCGAGTTCATGTCGACCTACAAGCTCGGCGTGGTGGCCATCCCCACCAACCGGCCCATGGTGCGAAAAGACCAGACAGACCTCGTCTACAAGAACGAGACCTCGAAGTTCGAGCAGGTCGCCGAAGACATCGCCGAGCGCAACGAGGCGGGCCAGCCGGTGCTGGTCGGCACCACGAGCGTCGAGAAGAGCGAGTACCTCTCGAAGCTCCTGGCGAAGAAGGGCATCAAGCACGAGGTCCTCAACGCGAAGAACCACGCTCGAGAGGCGGCCATCGTGGCCCAGGCCGGTCGCCTCGGCGCCGTCACCGTCGCCACGAACATGGCCGGTCGAGGCACCGACATCATGCTCGGCGGCAACGCCGAGTTCCTCGCCGTCGCCGAGATGAATTCGCGCGGGCTCAGCCCGGTCGACACCCCCGACGAGTACGAGGCCGTGTGGGACGACGTGTTCGCCGAGAAGAAGACGGCCGTCGAGGAGGAAGGCGACAAGGTGCGCGACGCGGGTGGCCTGTACGTGCTCGGCACTGAGCGCCACGAGTCCCGCCGGATAGACAACCAGCTGCGCGGCCGCTCGGGCCGCCAGGGCGACCCTGGCGAGAGCCGTTTCTACCTGTCGCTCACCGACGACCTCATGCGCCTGTTCAACTCCGGTGCGGCCGAGTCGCTCATGGGCCGCGGCAACGTGCCCGACGACCTCGCCATCGAGAACAAGATCGTGGGGCGGGCCATCCGCTCGGCCCAGTCGCAGGTCGAGGGGCGCAACGCCGAGATCCGCAAGAACGTCTTGAAGTACGACGACGTGCTGAACCGCCAGCGCGAGGCGATCTACTCCGACCGCCGTCACATCCTCGAGGGCGACGACCTGAAGGACCGCGCCGAAAACTTCCTCGAGAGCGTCATCAACGAGGTCATCGAGTCGCACACCGGCGAGGGCAACCCCGACGACTGGGATCTCGACGCGATGTGGACCGAGCTCGGCACGCTCTACCCGATCTCGATCACCATCGACGAAGTCATCACCGAGGCGGGTTCGAAGGGCAAGGCCACTCGCGAATTCCTCGAGAAGGAGATCCTCTCCGACGCACGCGTCGCCTACGCCGCCCGCGAGGAGTCGCTCGGCGACTCGGCCATGCGCGAGCTCGAGCGCAAGGTCGTGCTCTCGGTGATCGACCGCCGCTGGCGCGACCACCTCTACGAGATGGACTACCTGAAAGACGGCATCGGCCTCCGTGCGATGGCTCAGCGCGACCCGCTCGTCGAGTACCAGCGCGAGGGCTTCGCGCTCTTCCAGAACATGATGGGCGCGATCCGCGAAGAGTCGGTCGGCTTCTTGTTCAACCTCGAGGTCGAGGTGCAGAGCATGGTCGGCCACGAGGGCCACGATCACGGCCCGATCATCGCGGCGAAGGGCCTCGGCGAAGGCGACAACGCCGACGCCGTGCTCAACTTCTCGGCACCCAACACCGAGGGTGAGGTCGAGGTGCGCGACCAGCGCGGTCACCTCGAGAAGGCCGAGACGGCCCGCGCTCAGCGTCAGCAAGAGGTGACCGAGCGCCTGGCCGACCCCGAGATCGCGGCAGCGCGCGCGACCTCCGGCTCGACCGAGGCCTCTGGTGGCGACGGTCAGCCCGCCAAGCGCGGCGCCTTCGGCCAGACCACCACCGCCACCGACGAGCCGGCCAACAACCGCGCCGAGCGTCGCTCGCAGAAGCGCAAGTAG
- the hpf gene encoding ribosome hibernation-promoting factor, HPF/YfiA family — MDISVTGRNVGITDRFREYATEKSEKVAALAPRALAFEIKVTRHNEKSSGQSGDDRVELTLIGPGPLVRAESSGPDKYVAFDLAIGRLLERVRRAKDRSKVHRGQHRPTSLHEASAADFSHTGITPASAETLEQVRTGVVESVPDDKTELEDEYCPVVIRTKVFSSTPMTVDDALYYMELVGHDFYLFTDSESGRPSVVYRRKGWDYGVIGLDDQAPVRQETEMAIRGGLVS; from the coding sequence ATGGACATTTCCGTAACGGGTCGAAACGTCGGGATCACCGATCGGTTCCGCGAATACGCCACCGAGAAGTCCGAGAAGGTCGCAGCTCTCGCGCCGCGCGCTCTCGCCTTCGAGATCAAGGTCACACGGCACAACGAGAAGTCGTCCGGGCAGTCCGGCGACGACCGCGTCGAGCTGACCCTGATCGGCCCGGGCCCGCTGGTGCGGGCCGAATCGAGCGGGCCCGACAAGTACGTCGCGTTCGACCTGGCGATCGGTCGCCTGCTCGAACGCGTGCGACGAGCGAAAGATCGCAGCAAGGTGCACCGCGGCCAGCATCGGCCGACGTCGCTGCACGAGGCCTCGGCGGCCGACTTCAGCCACACCGGCATCACGCCGGCCTCGGCAGAGACCCTCGAGCAGGTGCGCACCGGCGTGGTCGAGAGCGTGCCCGACGACAAGACAGAACTCGAAGACGAGTACTGCCCCGTCGTGATCCGCACGAAGGTCTTCTCATCCACCCCGATGACGGTCGACGACGCGCTCTACTACATGGAGCTCGTCGGGCACGACTTCTACCTCTTCACCGACTCCGAGTCGGGCCGCCCCAGTGTCGTCTACCGGCGCAAGGGCTGGGACTACGGGGTCATCGGCCTCGACGACCAGGCGCCCGTGCGCCAGGAGACCGAGATGGCGATCCGCGGCGGCCTCGTCAGCTGA
- a CDS encoding ComF family protein: protein MSRSLPPWLVDSLRGALALVSPCDCAGCGRADVELCTRCRATLASPPPAHVTRLPDGTPLRTVLTYEGMVRDVVLAFKQQGRLRLARPLGPAMARALEPWPDAEVLPVPGSARGRRVRGYEPVELLLKAAGRVPFRPGLRILRATGSQKHRSRAERADARRGSMRASPRLAGRRVVVVDDVTTTGASLAEAVRAARSAGADVVGAASVAATPLMSEKGV from the coding sequence ATGTCCCGTTCTCTTCCGCCCTGGCTGGTCGACTCCCTCCGAGGCGCCCTCGCGCTCGTCTCGCCCTGTGACTGCGCCGGCTGCGGCCGCGCCGACGTCGAGCTCTGCACCCGGTGCCGTGCGACGCTCGCCTCGCCTCCGCCGGCGCACGTCACGCGGCTGCCGGACGGCACACCGTTGCGAACGGTCCTGACCTACGAGGGCATGGTGCGCGACGTCGTGCTCGCCTTCAAGCAGCAGGGCCGCCTCCGGCTCGCCCGGCCCCTCGGCCCGGCCATGGCGCGGGCGCTCGAGCCCTGGCCCGACGCCGAGGTTCTGCCGGTGCCGGGGTCGGCCCGGGGGCGGCGGGTGCGCGGCTATGAGCCCGTCGAGCTGCTGCTGAAGGCCGCAGGGAGGGTGCCCTTCCGGCCGGGGTTGCGGATCCTGCGCGCCACGGGGTCGCAGAAGCATCGGTCGCGGGCCGAGCGGGCCGACGCCCGGCGAGGCAGCATGCGGGCCTCGCCTCGCCTCGCCGGGCGGCGCGTGGTCGTCGTCGACGACGTCACGACGACCGGGGCCAGCCTCGCCGAGGCCGTCCGGGCAGCGCGCTCGGCCGGCGCCGATGTCGTCGGGGCGGCGAGCGTGGCCGCCACGCCGCTCATGTCTGAGAAGGGCGTGTGA
- a CDS encoding GerMN domain-containing protein, with protein MIRPRRAVAVALGILLAVALAGCANLPSGGGVQTGQKITSNVQSDIEYLPSGPVAGSDQERIVRDFIEAGTGSQSNYGVAREYLTKSFAAKWNPRASVIVRQGSGTVTAQSPTQVTYTVQTAATVDASGHYTESQPSTNSTLTFRLQKVGTEWRLSYAPPGIVLTTANFDLVFRPHAVYFYDPTYTYLVPDERWFLARSSTTTRIAEALLAGPSKWLRGAVVSAFPEGTQLALDSVTIDSGTAHVDLSGDAGSADATERSRMRAQLVASFSTVATVSAVDISVDGAHLSIPDDAGSVASTDPPVDARPLILVKDEFGFGSSTSVAQISGLSKAVVALHPTSVEYSAKEGVAAVGTAVGVSAVQGNGTTTKLDPRPGLVAPTMDSLGYVWSAQSTDPRSITAYGIDGTPHTITTSLPADQQLVAFKISRDGTRIAMLLDADGTTRLLVAAILRDSKHVPTGLGDALDITAPTGTPVAVTWVDELTVATLSTDNAGDSMVSEHDVGGESTDLGRPTGTGVDIVGGNGVDRVRVLTSDGGILEPRGNGWEDTGITAQLLATQR; from the coding sequence GTGATTCGTCCGCGCCGCGCGGTCGCCGTCGCCCTCGGCATCCTGTTGGCTGTCGCGCTCGCCGGCTGCGCCAACCTGCCCTCCGGCGGCGGCGTGCAGACCGGCCAGAAGATCACCAGCAACGTGCAGAGCGACATCGAGTACCTGCCGTCGGGCCCCGTCGCGGGCAGCGACCAGGAGCGCATCGTGCGCGACTTCATCGAGGCGGGCACCGGTTCGCAGAGCAACTACGGGGTCGCTCGCGAATACCTCACCAAGTCGTTCGCGGCGAAGTGGAACCCGCGGGCCAGCGTGATCGTGCGGCAGGGTTCGGGCACCGTCACCGCGCAGTCGCCCACACAGGTCACCTACACGGTGCAGACGGCGGCGACGGTCGATGCCAGCGGCCACTACACCGAGTCGCAGCCGTCGACGAACTCCACCCTGACCTTCCGTCTGCAGAAGGTCGGCACCGAGTGGCGCCTGTCGTACGCGCCACCCGGCATCGTGCTGACGACGGCCAACTTCGACCTGGTCTTCCGCCCGCACGCGGTGTACTTCTATGACCCGACGTACACCTACCTGGTGCCCGACGAGCGCTGGTTCCTGGCGCGGTCGTCGACCACGACCCGCATCGCCGAGGCGCTGCTGGCCGGGCCCTCGAAGTGGCTGCGGGGGGCGGTCGTGTCGGCCTTCCCCGAGGGCACGCAGCTGGCCCTCGACTCGGTCACGATCGACTCGGGCACGGCCCACGTCGACCTCTCGGGCGATGCCGGGTCGGCCGACGCCACCGAGCGATCCCGCATGCGGGCCCAGCTCGTCGCGAGCTTCTCGACGGTGGCCACGGTCAGTGCCGTCGACATCAGCGTCGACGGCGCGCACCTCTCGATCCCCGACGACGCGGGTTCGGTCGCGTCGACCGACCCTCCGGTCGACGCTCGGCCGTTGATCCTGGTGAAAGACGAGTTCGGTTTCGGGTCGTCGACGAGCGTCGCGCAGATCAGCGGGCTCTCGAAGGCCGTCGTCGCGCTGCACCCCACCTCGGTCGAGTACTCCGCCAAAGAGGGCGTCGCGGCCGTCGGCACCGCGGTCGGCGTCTCCGCCGTGCAGGGCAACGGCACGACCACGAAACTCGACCCGAGGCCGGGGCTCGTGGCGCCCACCATGGACAGCCTCGGCTACGTCTGGTCGGCCCAGTCGACCGATCCGCGCTCGATCACCGCCTACGGCATCGACGGCACCCCGCACACGATCACGACCTCGCTGCCGGCCGACCAACAGCTCGTCGCCTTCAAGATCTCGCGCGACGGCACCCGCATCGCGATGCTGCTCGACGCCGACGGCACCACCCGCCTCCTGGTCGCGGCGATCCTCCGCGACAGCAAGCACGTGCCGACAGGCCTCGGCGACGCCCTCGACATCACGGCGCCGACGGGCACCCCCGTGGCCGTCACCTGGGTCGACGAGCTGACGGTCGCCACGCTGTCGACCGACAACGCCGGCGACTCGATGGTCTCCGAGCACGACGTGGGCGGGGAGTCCACCGACCTCGGCCGCCCGACGGGCACCGGCGTCGACATCGTGGGCGGCAACGGGGTCGACCGCGTGCGCGTCCTGACGTCCGACGGCGGCATCCTCGAGCCGCGCGGCAACGGCTGGGAAGACACCGGAATCACCGCGCAACTGCTCGCGACGCAGCGCTGA
- the mtrB gene encoding MtrAB system histidine kinase MtrB has translation MRSLRWRSWPRRVLGLWRSSLEFRTIAITVILSGIAVTVIGASISISISNNIYEQRRQQIESESQRATVLAQSIFDSATATEDNNQVELDGLQNQAQSAILSSTSSPGGTSIAILRSPGQTTSQTIQNIASPDFPNSAISKELRAAVEKNTDSLHFQAVSLSTSQGTQPGLAVGSTLDVPTAGQYELYLVYDLSDAQKTLDFMQQTLAIGSIALVLLIAAITYVVVRLVVGPIRVAAETSEKIAAGHLEERIPEAGQDVIATLGRSFNGMADAMQRQIEQLADLSRMQQRFVSDVSHELRTPLTTIRLAGDLLFDNRDGFDAPSARTAELLHTQVDRFELLLADLLEISRFDAGAVELEIEPVVLVHLVEESVEEFGPLAASAGSQISVDGRGGYFEAEVDPRRVRRVLRNLLGNAIEHGEGRTIVVTVDSNAEAVAIAVDDHGVGMSPESVERVFDRFWRADPSRQRSIGGTGLGLSISREDAQLHGGRLEVRSALGIGTRFVVTLPRTHGALILSSPIGVDWPDADAAALDRPVLEGGAS, from the coding sequence GTGAGATCGCTGCGCTGGCGCAGCTGGCCTCGCCGGGTGCTCGGGCTGTGGCGCTCGTCGCTGGAGTTCCGCACGATCGCGATCACCGTGATCCTCTCGGGGATCGCAGTGACGGTCATCGGCGCGTCGATCTCGATCTCGATCAGCAACAACATCTACGAGCAGCGCCGCCAGCAGATCGAGTCCGAGTCGCAGCGCGCCACCGTGCTGGCGCAGAGCATCTTCGACTCCGCCACGGCGACCGAAGACAACAACCAGGTCGAGCTCGACGGCCTGCAGAACCAGGCCCAGTCGGCGATCCTGTCGTCGACGTCGAGCCCCGGCGGCACGAGCATCGCGATCCTGCGCTCGCCGGGCCAGACCACGAGCCAGACCATCCAGAACATCGCGAGCCCCGACTTCCCCAACTCGGCCATCTCCAAAGAGCTCCGGGCGGCCGTCGAGAAGAACACCGACTCGCTGCACTTCCAGGCCGTGTCGCTCTCGACCAGTCAGGGCACCCAGCCGGGTCTCGCCGTGGGGTCGACTCTCGACGTGCCCACCGCCGGCCAGTACGAGCTCTACCTCGTCTACGATCTGAGCGACGCCCAGAAGACGCTCGACTTCATGCAGCAGACCCTCGCCATCGGCTCGATCGCGCTCGTGCTGCTGATCGCCGCGATCACCTACGTGGTGGTGCGGCTGGTGGTCGGGCCGATCCGGGTGGCGGCCGAGACGAGCGAGAAGATCGCCGCCGGCCACCTCGAAGAGCGGATCCCCGAGGCGGGGCAGGATGTCATCGCCACCCTGGGCCGCTCCTTCAACGGCATGGCCGACGCGATGCAGCGACAGATCGAGCAGCTCGCCGACCTCTCGCGCATGCAGCAGCGGTTCGTCTCCGACGTGTCGCACGAGCTGCGCACCCCGCTCACCACGATCCGGCTCGCCGGCGACCTGCTGTTCGACAATCGAGATGGTTTCGACGCCCCCTCGGCACGGACGGCCGAGTTGCTGCACACCCAGGTCGACCGGTTCGAGCTGCTGCTCGCCGACCTGCTCGAGATCTCGCGGTTCGACGCGGGCGCCGTCGAACTCGAGATCGAGCCGGTCGTGCTCGTGCACCTGGTCGAAGAGAGCGTCGAGGAGTTCGGCCCGCTCGCGGCCAGCGCGGGCTCGCAGATCTCGGTGGACGGCCGGGGCGGCTACTTCGAGGCCGAGGTCGACCCTCGGCGGGTCCGGCGGGTGCTGCGCAACCTCCTGGGCAACGCGATCGAGCACGGTGAGGGTCGCACGATCGTCGTCACGGTCGACAGCAACGCCGAGGCCGTCGCGATCGCCGTCGACGATCACGGGGTCGGCATGAGCCCGGAGAGCGTCGAGCGGGTCTTCGACCGGTTCTGGCGGGCCGACCCCTCGCGTCAGCGCAGCATCGGCGGCACCGGACTCGGCCTCTCGATCAGCCGTGAGGACGCCCAGTTGCACGGCGGTCGTCTCGAGGTTCGCTCGGCACTCGGCATCGGCACGCGGTTCGTCGTGACCCTGCCGCGGACGCACGGCGCCTTGATCCTGTCGTCTCCGATCGGTGTCGACTGGCCCGATGCCGACGCGGCAGCGCTCGACCGGCCCGTTCTCGAAGGGGGTGCCTCGTGA